The sequence below is a genomic window from Barrientosiimonas humi.
AGCGGCCGAGCCGGTGCAGCGGACCCTTCATGGCCAGCAGCAGCACCAGGGCGATGACGCCGAGCACGATCGCGAAGATCTGCACCGTGCCCGGGTAGAAGTTGATGGTCAGGTCGCCGAGGAAACCACCGACGTACGACCACGACAGGAACGAGCCGACGATCAGCAGGACGGCGCCGAGCAGGCCCAGCGGCCACGCCTTGGCGGCGTGCCGCTGCACGACGTGCTCGGGCAGGGTCGGGATCTTCCACCAGCTCATGCGCGGTCCACCACCCGTGCTCCGAGCAGACCCTGGGGCCGGAAGACCAGCACCAGGATCAGCAGGACGAACGCCCAGACGTCCTTCCAGGACGTGCCGCCGAACGTGCCGGGGATGAACCCGGTGGCCATCGCCTCGGCGACGCCGAGCACCAGGCCGCCGAGCACGGCGCCCCACACGTTGCCGATGCCGCCGAGCACCGCGGCGGTGAACGCCTTGAGGCCGGCGAGGAAGCCCATCCGGAAGTCGATGTTGTTGTTCTGCAGGCCCTGCGCGACGCCCGCGATGCCGGCGAGCGCGGCGCCCACGGCGAACGCGACGACGATGATCCGGTCGACGTTGATGCCCATCAGCCGCGCGGTGTCGGGGTCCTGCGAGACCGCCTGCATGCCGCGACCGGTGCGGGTGTGGCCGATGAACCACCACAGTCCCGCGGCGCAGACCGCGAGCGCGATCATCGTGAACAGCGCCGAGCGCTGGATCGTCACGCCCCCGAGGCGGATCGCCTGGCCGGTGACCACGTCGATCTGCGGGAAGGGGATCTTGCTCTTGGCGCTCGGGAAGTCGGCGAACGGGATCTTGTCGTAGAACAGCCGCACGAACTCCTGCAGGAACACCGAGATGCCGATGGCGGTGATGAGCGGCGCCAGGCGTGGCGCCCCGCGGAGTGGTCGGTAGGCGACCCGCTCCATCAGCACCGCCGTCAGCACCGAGACGAGCACGGCGCCGATGATCATCAGCGGCAGCAGCACGATGCTGGTGCTGCCCTTGAAGAGCACGAGCTGGACCGAGAGCGCGCCGAACGCGCCGATCATGAACACCTCGCCGTGGGCGAAGTTGATCAGCTGGACGATGCCGTAGACGACGGTGTAGCCGACGGCGATGAGCGCGTACAGCGATCCGAGCGTCAGCCCGTTGACCAGCTGTTGCAGGAACTGCACGGAGGATCTCCCAACAGGGTGCGGGGGCGGGGCAGCCCGTCGTACGTCCGCGCCGGCCGGCGCAGGAACGGCGAGCAGGACCGGTGGTCCCGGGGGCGGGGCGTGGACGGGCGCCCCGGACAGCCGGACAGTGCGACCGCGGGGGCAGCGCTCGCTGCCGCCGCGGTCGCACTGCCCGCGACTATCGGCCTACTTGAACTCTTCGGTGTTGACCGCGGTCCACTTGCCGCCCTTCACCTGGTACACGGTGAGGATGCGGGTGGTGGTGTCGCCGTAGCTGTCGAAGGCGACCTTGCCGGTGACCCCGTCGAAGTTGACCTTGCCGACGGCGCCGGGCATCTGGGTGCGGGCGTTGGCGACGGTGGAGTCGCTCTTCCAGACGCTCTTGAGCCCGTTGATGATCGAGTTCGCGGCGTCGTAGGAGTAGGCGCCGTAGGCCTCGTAGGGCTCGGGGTACTTCT
It includes:
- a CDS encoding branched-chain amino acid ABC transporter permease translates to MQFLQQLVNGLTLGSLYALIAVGYTVVYGIVQLINFAHGEVFMIGAFGALSVQLVLFKGSTSIVLLPLMIIGAVLVSVLTAVLMERVAYRPLRGAPRLAPLITAIGISVFLQEFVRLFYDKIPFADFPSAKSKIPFPQIDVVTGQAIRLGGVTIQRSALFTMIALAVCAAGLWWFIGHTRTGRGMQAVSQDPDTARLMGINVDRIIVVAFAVGAALAGIAGVAQGLQNNNIDFRMGFLAGLKAFTAAVLGGIGNVWGAVLGGLVLGVAEAMATGFIPGTFGGTSWKDVWAFVLLILVLVFRPQGLLGARVVDRA